From one Paenibacillus sp. FSL K6-1330 genomic stretch:
- the acpP gene encoding acyl carrier protein has translation MSDVLERVKRIVIDRLGVDEADVTLEASFKDDLGADSLDVVELVMELEDEFDMEISDEDAEKITTVGEVVNYIQSHT, from the coding sequence ATGTCCGATGTATTGGAACGCGTGAAACGCATCGTTATCGACCGCCTGGGTGTTGACGAAGCCGACGTAACATTAGAAGCATCTTTCAAAGACGACCTTGGAGCTGATTCTCTCGATGTAGTTGAATTGGTGATGGAGTTGGAAGATGAGTTTGATATGGAGATCTCTGATGAAGATGCGGAGAAAATTACGACCGTAGGTGAAGTTGTAAATTACATACAATCTCATACCTAA
- the rnc gene encoding ribonuclease III — protein sequence MSGDLKQLQHKLQIQFRNAMLLKQAFTHASYVNEHRFSQSQDNERLEFLGDAVLELTVSEFLYNLFPDRPEGELTKLRAAIVCEPSLVQFAVGLDFGRYVLLGKGEEMTGGRTRPALLADVFESFVGALYLDQGLEAVRRFLSDHVFPTVTVNGRPQMSDYKTELQELTQHHGMGALEYRIVEERGPAHEREFVSEVYMGSECLGRGSGRSKKEAEQQAAAVALKQLKRADA from the coding sequence TTGAGTGGAGATCTGAAGCAGTTACAGCATAAACTTCAAATCCAGTTTCGCAATGCAATGCTGCTGAAGCAGGCCTTTACCCACGCATCTTATGTAAACGAACATCGCTTCAGTCAGAGCCAGGACAACGAGCGTCTTGAATTTCTCGGGGATGCTGTTCTGGAGCTGACGGTGAGCGAATTCTTATACAACCTATTTCCGGACCGTCCGGAAGGTGAGTTAACCAAGCTGCGGGCCGCTATCGTATGCGAGCCTTCCTTGGTTCAATTCGCTGTAGGTCTGGATTTTGGACGTTACGTTCTGCTAGGCAAAGGAGAGGAAATGACGGGCGGTCGAACCCGCCCGGCTCTTCTGGCAGACGTATTTGAGTCATTTGTGGGGGCGCTTTATCTGGATCAGGGATTGGAAGCGGTTCGCCGGTTTTTAAGCGACCATGTCTTTCCCACGGTGACCGTCAACGGTCGTCCGCAGATGAGCGATTATAAGACCGAGCTTCAGGAACTGACCCAGCATCACGGCATGGGCGCACTGGAATATCGTATCGTAGAAGAGCGAGGACCGGCACATGAGCGGGAGTTTGTCTCGGAGGTTTACATGGGAAGCGAATGTCTTGGACGTGGAAGCGGCAGATCCAAGAAAGAAGCCGAGCAGCAGGCAGCGGCAGTAGCCCTAAAGCAGCTGAAACGTGCGGATGCCTAA
- the fabF gene encoding beta-ketoacyl-ACP synthase II, with protein MKHRVVVTGMGVMTSIGQDLDTFWNSLMEGKSGVSRIEAFDVSDYTTQIAASMKDFNPEDYMDRKEARRMDRFVQLAVAAGSKALEDSGLEIGVNADAERVGVSIGSGIGGLGTWEDQHNILLEKGPKRVSPFFIPMMIANMASGQMSINLGAKGPNTTQVTACATGTHSIGDSYRLIQRGDADVMICGGAEATIRPTGMAGFCAMRAMSTRNDEPEKASRPFDTGRDGFVMGEGAGVLVIESLEHALKRGANIYAEVVGYGLSADAHHITEPDPDGAARCMKMAIRDAGIAPEEVDYINAHGTSTPVGDRSETKAVKMALGDHAYKVAVSSTKSMTGHLLGAAGGVEAVICGLSLKNQIIAPTINLEDQDPECDLDYVPNHPRKADLDIVMSNSFGFGGHNATIILKKYAE; from the coding sequence TTGAAACATAGAGTCGTTGTAACAGGAATGGGAGTCATGACTTCGATTGGTCAAGACCTGGATACATTCTGGAACAGTTTGATGGAAGGCAAGTCTGGCGTATCCCGCATCGAAGCATTTGATGTGAGTGATTACACAACGCAAATTGCAGCATCCATGAAGGATTTTAATCCTGAGGATTACATGGATCGCAAAGAAGCCCGCAGGATGGACCGATTTGTACAGCTTGCGGTTGCAGCCGGTTCGAAGGCGCTTGAGGACAGTGGTCTTGAAATTGGAGTGAATGCCGATGCAGAGCGTGTTGGCGTATCGATCGGATCGGGTATCGGCGGTTTGGGAACTTGGGAGGATCAGCATAATATCCTGCTCGAGAAGGGCCCGAAACGTGTAAGCCCATTCTTTATTCCGATGATGATCGCAAACATGGCCTCAGGCCAGATGTCGATCAATCTGGGAGCCAAGGGTCCGAACACCACACAGGTTACGGCTTGTGCTACCGGAACACATTCGATCGGCGATTCATATCGTCTGATTCAGCGTGGTGATGCGGATGTCATGATCTGCGGCGGGGCGGAGGCAACCATTCGTCCAACAGGGATGGCTGGTTTCTGCGCTATGCGTGCAATGTCAACCCGCAATGACGAGCCGGAGAAAGCCAGTCGGCCATTCGATACCGGCCGCGACGGTTTTGTAATGGGTGAAGGCGCTGGCGTACTTGTGATCGAATCCCTGGAGCATGCGTTGAAACGCGGTGCCAACATTTATGCCGAGGTGGTTGGCTATGGCCTTAGTGCCGATGCCCATCATATTACCGAGCCGGATCCGGATGGAGCAGCCCGCTGCATGAAGATGGCGATCCGTGACGCAGGCATTGCGCCGGAGGAAGTGGATTACATTAATGCTCACGGGACTTCAACGCCGGTGGGTGACCGCTCGGAAACGAAGGCCGTTAAGATGGCTCTCGGTGACCATGCCTATAAAGTGGCCGTTAGTTCAACCAAGTCGATGACAGGTCATTTGCTTGGGGCTGCTGGCGGCGTTGAGGCCGTTATCTGCGGACTGAGCTTGAAGAACCAAATCATTGCACCAACGATTAACCTGGAGGATCAAGATCCGGAGTGTGATCTTGACTATGTACCGAATCACCCGCGTAAAGCCGATTTGGATATCGTCATGTCCAATTCGTTTGGATTTGGCGGGCATAATGCTACGATTATCCTGAAAAAATACGCCGAGTAA